A single window of Sphaerodactylus townsendi isolate TG3544 linkage group LG05, MPM_Stown_v2.3, whole genome shotgun sequence DNA harbors:
- the TMEM161A gene encoding transmembrane protein 161A, whose protein sequence is MAVMGVQLVVSLLVASIMQKMAPHFSFARWILCSGRLFRYRHPTEEELFTLAGKQKPKARRERGVIDDKPLSVPRDIDLQLESSPITPVDALVLRYFLEYQWYVDFAVYSTCIYLFTEGYYCVVDPRKEANIGILWCLLTVFFSIKIFFMVMRHYFKSEEGGERSVCLSFAFFFLLIAMVVLIVREDYLEFGLDTGLTDVYDNLEVFLKEQAWEWTIPVTKLGIKLGLVAVCSFIGACLTFPGLRLAQTHLDALKLAADRPMMQLLLHASFLAPVIIVLLWVKPISRDLLLHAPLGKETVQIMSDAAFNSFRLWAIVVLCLLRLAMIHHHLQAYLNLAPRWVEQMKREAGRIGVVEIQQRITRIYCYVTVVSLQYLGPVILTLHCVLLLKTLGNYSWGLYPEPALMSPAVDAAPVIQLPSTDASGEDVQAAVEQITGALGALGTVFTPLFYRGLLSFLTWWVAACQIVSSLFGLYFHQYLAAS, encoded by the exons ATG GCGGTGATGGGGGTACAGCTGGTGGTCTCCTTGCTCGTGGCCAGTATCATGCAAAAAATGGCGCCCCACTTCTCCTTTGCGCGGTGGATCCTTTGCAGTGGAAG GTTGTTTCGGTACAGACATCCAACCGAAGAAGAACTGTTTACCCTGGCAGGCAAACAGAAGCCGAAGGCCAGGCGGGAGCG TGGAGTGATAGACGACAAGCCGCTGTCTGTACCCCGAGATATTGATTTGCAACTCGAGAGCAGCCCCATCACACCAGTGGATGCCCTGG TCCTGCGCTATTTCCTGGAATATCAGTGGTACGTGGATTTTGCTGTGTATTCGACCTGCATATACCTCTTCACTGAGGGCTACTACTGTGTGGTGGACCCCCGGAAAGAAGCCAACATCGGAATACTCTGGTGTCTGCTTACAGTCTTCTTCTCCAT AAAAATCTTCTTCATGGTGATGCGTCATTATTTCAAATCCGAGGAGGGGGGGGAGCGCTCGGTCTGCCTGTCCTtcgccttcttcttcctcctgatcGCCATGGTGGTCCTCATAGTCCGGGAAGATTACTTGGAGTTCGGCCTTGATACAG GTCTGACCGACGTTTATGACAACCTGGAAGTGTTCCTAAAGGAGCAAGCTTGGGAGTGGAC GATCCCGGTGACCAAGCTGGGCATCAAACTAGGCCTGGTGGCCGTCTGCTCCTTCATTGGCGCCTGCTTGACCTTCCCGGGGCTGCGGCTGGCTCAGACCCACCTGGACGCTCTCAAACTGGCGGCTGACCGACCAATGATGCA GCTCCTGCTTCATGCCAGTTTCCTGGCCCCTGTGATCATTGTGCTCCTGTGGGTCAAGCCAATTTCCCGGGATCTCCTCTTGCACGCCCCGCTGGGCAAGGAAACAGTCCAAAT CATGTCGGATGCTGCCTTCAACTCGTTCCGCCTGTGGGCCATCGTGGTGCTCTGCCTCCTCCGCCTGGCCATGATCCACCACCATCTTCAGGCGTACTTGAATCTCGCCCCACGTTGGGTGGAGCAGATGAAGCGGGAAGCAGGACGGATCGGTGTGGTGGAGATCCAGCAACGG ATCACCAGAATCTACTGCTATGTAACTGTGGTCAGTCTGCAATACCTGGGCCCCGTGATTCTCACGCTGCACTGTGTGCTGCTCCTCAAAACTCTTG GCAACTATTCCTGGGGACTTTATCCTGAGCCCGCTTTGATGTCACCTGCTGTGGACGCTGCCCCCGTTATCCAGTTACCCTCGACGGACGCCAGCGGGGAGGACGTCCAGGCTGCTGTGGAGCAGATCACAGGGGCCCTGGGTGCTCTGGGCACGGTCTTCACTCCGCTGTTCTACCGCGGGCTCCTTTCGTTTCTCACCTGGTGGGTAGCTGCCTGCCAGATTGTCTCTAGCCTCTTCGGCCTCTATTTCCATCAGTACCTGGCTGCATCGTAA